From Mya arenaria isolate MELC-2E11 chromosome 1, ASM2691426v1, a single genomic window includes:
- the LOC128226991 gene encoding uncharacterized protein LOC128226991 — protein sequence MESNVQDLQPLIQEDNSDCEEYFNQALDDSSSGYDSTDIDVSDVDSDKSMMSQNISCPSIHRPTYQTDEQQVRARVSSTKSLCESLKLILDMPEMCDVTFLVGTDKTPIHGVRSILATRSKVMCQLIYNHIKNLDGWSSFGLPITIPVHKYDAEVFRMLIQFIHSGAATINDQTVTGLLCGACQFELGDLEMACWRYLRVRLISGHEETILDGSRKYKQNRKYVFIMEQKKQAAYEAMIFQHAKGGKQRPRKRVYCELE from the exons ATGGAATCTAATGTGCAAGACCTTCAACCTTTGATACAGGAAGATAATTCAGATTGTGAGGAATACTTCAACCAAGCTCTAGATG aTTCCTCATCAGGATACGATTCTACGGATATTGACGTATCAGATGTCGATTCAGATAAATCTATGATGTCACAAAATATATCGTGTCCGTCTATACATAGACCCACGTACCAAACTGACGAACAGCAGGTGCGAGCACGCGTCAGTAGCACGAAGTCCTTGTGCGAGAGTTTGAAATTAATTCTCGACATGCCCGagatgtgtgacgtcacatttctCGTTGGAACAGACAAAACCCCTATACATGGTGTACGCTCAATTTTGGCAACAAGAAGCAA AGTAATGTGCCAGCTTATCTACAACCACATCAAAAACTTAGACGGATGGTCATCATTCGGATTACCTATAACGATACCGGTACACAAGTACGATGCCGAGGTATTCCGAATGTTGATACAGTTTATTCACAGCGGGGCCGCTACAATCAATGATCAAACTGTTACAG GACTGCTTTGTGGCGCGTGTCAGTTCGAGCTTGGGGACCTGGAGATGGCCTGCTGGCGATACCTCAGAGTACGGCTCATTTCGGGGCACGAGGAAACGATCCTCGATGGCTCACGGAAGTACAAACAAAATCGGAAATATGTCTTTATCATGGAACAG AAAAAGCAGGCTGCTTACGAGGCCATGATATTCCAGCACGCCAAGGGTGGAAAACAGCGACCGAGGAAGCGGGTCTACTGTGAGCTAGAGTGA
- the LOC128227001 gene encoding serine-enriched protein-like has product MDSIVQDLQPLMQEDNSDCEEYFNHAIDDSSSGYESTDIEISDVDSDESMMSQNVSCPSKNRPTYQNEEQQVRARVSSTKSLWESLKLILDMPEMCVVTFLVGSDKNPVHGVRSILATRSKVMYQLIYNNIKKLEGRSSFGLRLTIPVHKYDAKVFRMLMQFIHYRIATITDQTVIGLLCGACQFELRDLKAACWRYLRARLSSGHEETILDGSRKC; this is encoded by the exons ATGGACTCTATTGTGCAAGACCTTCAACCTTTGATGCAGGAAGATAATTCAGATTGTGAGGAATACTTCAACCATGCTATAGATG attCCTCATCGGGATACGAATCCACAGATATTGAGATATCAGATGTCGATTCAGATGAATCGATGATGTCACAAAATGTATCGTGTCCATCCAAAAATAGACCCACGTACCAAAATGAAGAACAGCAAGTGCGAGCACGCGTCAGTAGCACGAAGTCCTTGTGGGAGAGTTTGAAGCTAATTCTCGACATGCCCGAGATGTGTGTCGTCACATTTCTCGTTGGATCTGACAAAAACCCTGTACATGGTGTACGCTCAATTTTGGCTACAAGAAGCAA AGTGATGTACCAGCTTATCTACAACAACATCAAGAAATTAGAAGGACGGTCATCCTTTGGGTTACGTCTGACGATACCGGTACACAAGTACGACGccaaggtgttccgaatgtTGATGCAGTTTATTCACTACCGAATCGCTACCATCACTGATCAAACTGTTATAG GTCTGCTTTGTGGTGCATGTCAGTTCGAGCTCAGGGACCTGAAGGCGGCCTGCTGGCGATACCTCAGGGCAAGACTTAGTTCGGGACACGAGGAAACGATCCTCGATGGCTCCCGGAAGTGCTAA